From the genome of Campylobacter vulpis, one region includes:
- a CDS encoding type IV secretory system conjugative DNA transfer family protein, whose product MQNNKSLQIIFLILVGFIFTYLLTPIVFFVLNKVKIMKAIEIYNINFTLQAVANHYPKIWLSLGITFAFCLFALTLLVFSLKTKKSQFGEARFANFNEIKKMNLFGDKGIIIGKYKGKLLRFGGQQFVALGAPTRSGKGVGIVIPNLLEWQESAVVQDIKQECFDYTSKYRKEILGQEVYLFNPFSRQTHRYNPLTYIDMNDKEHCDSQLMDLGNILYPLDGDSTSKFFNGLAQNLFIGLCYLWRDLQLSNNGKDFQKAFNVDVGEFNFYNILQLSKGLTLKNEENNIRGFDDTYNFLVYCEILDEATIRRLETYFNISSDATKSGVMSSFNAPLVPFESETLRLSTETSDFDLRDLRKKKMTIYIGITPDQLANAGFILNIFWSQLILLNTKELPQSNKELKYTCLMVMDEFTAPGRIPIYQSAVSFMAGYWLRSLMIYQSNSQLETQQPLGYGKEGAKTLLTNHACQIFYAPREQEDAEAISRILGNTTFKTSSRSINTSGNGGGSRSISEASRALMLPQELREMAFENELITIDSGKPILCNKAFYYSDSYFMDKFKAVSKSLSTIRKIPTREQLENAILKGECKIKIQIIGENNEKNVA is encoded by the coding sequence ATGCAAAACAATAAAAGCCTTCAAATTATTTTTCTTATTCTAGTAGGTTTCATTTTTACCTATTTACTAACTCCTATTGTTTTCTTTGTTTTGAACAAAGTAAAAATAATGAAAGCGATTGAAATCTATAACATTAACTTCACTTTACAGGCAGTCGCTAATCATTATCCAAAAATATGGCTTTCTTTGGGTATCACTTTCGCATTTTGCTTGTTTGCTTTGACTCTTTTGGTGTTTTCCTTAAAAACCAAAAAATCTCAATTTGGCGAAGCTAGATTTGCTAATTTTAATGAAATTAAAAAAATGAATTTATTTGGAGATAAGGGCATTATTATTGGAAAATATAAGGGAAAATTATTAAGATTTGGGGGTCAGCAATTTGTAGCTTTAGGGGCTCCTACAAGAAGTGGTAAGGGTGTGGGTATTGTGATACCAAATTTATTAGAATGGCAAGAAAGTGCTGTGGTGCAAGATATTAAGCAAGAATGCTTTGATTACACCAGTAAATATAGAAAAGAAATCTTAGGACAAGAAGTTTATCTTTTTAATCCATTTTCAAGACAAACACACCGCTACAATCCTTTAACCTACATTGATATGAATGATAAAGAGCATTGCGATAGTCAATTAATGGATTTAGGCAATATCCTTTATCCACTTGATGGAGATTCCACTTCAAAATTTTTCAATGGATTGGCTCAAAATCTATTCATAGGACTTTGTTATTTATGGCGTGATTTGCAACTTAGTAACAATGGAAAAGATTTTCAAAAAGCTTTTAATGTAGATGTAGGAGAATTTAACTTTTACAATATCTTACAACTCTCAAAAGGTTTAACTCTTAAAAATGAGGAAAATAATATTAGAGGCTTTGATGATACATACAATTTTTTAGTCTATTGTGAAATTTTAGATGAAGCTACCATAAGACGCTTAGAAACTTATTTTAATATCAGCTCAGACGCAACTAAATCGGGCGTAATGAGTTCTTTTAATGCTCCTCTTGTGCCATTTGAAAGTGAAACTCTAAGATTAAGCACAGAAACAAGTGATTTTGATTTAAGAGATTTACGCAAAAAGAAAATGACAATTTATATAGGAATTACGCCTGATCAATTAGCAAATGCTGGATTTATTTTAAATATATTTTGGTCGCAACTTATTCTACTAAATACTAAAGAATTACCACAAAGCAATAAAGAATTAAAATACACCTGCTTAATGGTTATGGACGAATTTACTGCACCCGGTAGAATTCCTATCTATCAATCTGCTGTAAGCTTTATGGCTGGATATTGGCTACGCTCTTTAATGATTTATCAATCTAACTCGCAACTTGAAACGCAACAGCCTTTAGGTTATGGAAAAGAAGGAGCTAAAACACTTTTAACAAATCACGCTTGTCAAATTTTTTATGCACCAAGAGAGCAAGAAGACGCAGAGGCTATTTCTAGGATTTTAGGAAATACCACTTTTAAAACAAGCTCAAGAAGTATTAATACAAGTGGTAATGGTGGTGGCTCAAGAAGTATTAGTGAAGCAAGTAGAGCTTTAATGTTACCGCAAGAGCTAAGAGAAATGGCTTTTGAAAACGAGTTGATTACTATTGATAGTGGCAAACCTATCTTATGCAATAAAGCATTTTATTATTCAGATTCTTATTTTATGGATAAATTTAAAGCTGTTTCAAAAAGCTTATCAACAATAAGAAAAATTCCAACAAGAGAACAATTAGAAAATGCAATCTTAAAAGGAGAATGCAAAATAAAAATTCAAATCATAGGAGAAAACAATGAAAAAAATGTCGCTTAG
- a CDS encoding TrbM/KikA/MpfK family conjugal transfer protein yields MKKVLLSILAFGVVSSNAIELEMLTGDTRLACEAMLCLASPTQPAECSASLARYFSIHFKKPWKTINARKAFLNLCPIGDADSEMLKYKNEILANLDGACSVEALNQRIEKTLLRVEQFCESSGAGDGTSCKNVNIYGFRINPQLTNSCRLLSSSKYTDYHLKYTCNNKFYEQEEWQRGYELKEISQEIYNALPVSQREQGEKLTEISRYEFIKLPQNQRKQIGFKYYKINIAYYQKMAIKKECWVNEK; encoded by the coding sequence ATGAAAAAAGTTCTTTTATCTATTTTAGCTTTTGGTGTTGTATCCTCTAATGCAATAGAATTAGAAATGCTAACAGGAGATACTAGATTAGCGTGCGAGGCAATGCTTTGTCTAGCAAGTCCTACTCAACCAGCAGAATGTAGTGCCTCTTTAGCAAGATATTTTAGCATACATTTTAAAAAGCCGTGGAAAACTATTAATGCTAGAAAAGCTTTTTTAAATCTTTGCCCCATAGGAGATGCAGATAGTGAAATGCTTAAATATAAAAACGAAATTTTAGCGAACCTAGATGGAGCTTGTAGCGTAGAAGCGTTGAATCAGCGTATCGAAAAAACCTTATTGAGAGTTGAACAATTTTGCGAGAGTAGTGGAGCTGGAGATGGCACTTCGTGTAAAAATGTAAATATTTATGGCTTTAGAATCAATCCACAATTAACAAATTCTTGCAGATTGCTATCTTCATCAAAATATACAGATTATCACTTAAAATACACTTGCAACAATAAATTTTACGAACAAGAAGAATGGCAAAGAGGCTATGAATTAAAGGAAATCTCGCAAGAAATTTACAATGCCTTACCTGTATCGCAAAGAGAGCAAGGAGAAAAATTAACAGAAATTAGCAGATATGAATTTATAAAATTGCCTCAAAATCAAAGAAAACAAATTGGGTTTAAATATTACAAAATTAATATTGCTTATTATCAAAAAATGGCTATCAAAAAAGAATGTTGGGTTAATGAGAAATAA
- a CDS encoding cag pathogenicity island Cag12 family protein, whose amino-acid sequence MKKMSLSLAVIASLVVGCSAPQPKKLDNGSILTINTSILEKQYNFVPKDSFLSSQNWTYQIIAEKKSEKDDFIKNELITKTFLLAHNASRMILVGREDLIQAYKEYFIKNQVIIPIELQPINPYEEDYNKVSILFFNKIKGE is encoded by the coding sequence ATGAAAAAAATGTCGCTTAGTTTAGCTGTAATTGCTTCATTAGTAGTTGGGTGTTCTGCCCCACAACCAAAAAAATTAGATAATGGTTCTATTTTAACTATTAACACTTCCATTTTGGAAAAACAATATAACTTTGTTCCAAAAGATAGCTTTTTAAGCTCACAAAATTGGACTTATCAAATCATCGCTGAAAAGAAATCAGAAAAAGATGACTTTATCAAAAATGAGCTTATAACGAAAACTTTTTTATTAGCTCACAATGCTAGTAGAATGATTTTAGTCGGTAGAGAAGATTTGATACAAGCCTACAAGGAATATTTTATCAAAAATCAAGTCATTATCCCTATTGAATTACAGCCTATCAATCCTTATGAAGAGGATTACAACAAGGTTAGTATTTTATTTTTTAACAAAATTAAAGGAGAGTAA